Proteins encoded in a region of the Magallana gigas chromosome 8, xbMagGiga1.1, whole genome shotgun sequence genome:
- the LOC105320997 gene encoding myosin regulatory light chain B, smooth adductor muscle, producing MSDDAQQQKVRAATSNVLTKFNQRVIQEMKEAFTMIDQNRDGFIDANDLKEMFSSLGSTPDDKTLKEMLAEAPGPLNFTMFLSLFSDKLGGTDPEDSLRNAFAMFDKDGKGKIPEEYIKDLLENMGDNFTKDEMRQTFKEAPIEGGKLDYEKFVGIIKGSSSEEA from the exons ATGTCTGACGAT GCACAACAACAAAAGGTCCGGGCCGCCACCTCAAATGTGTTGACAAAGTTTAATCAGAGGGTCATCCAAGAAATGAAGGAG GCCTTCACAATGATTGACCAGAACAGAGATGGTTTCATTGATGCGAACGACCTCAAAGAAATGTTCTCATCACTAG GAAGCACACCCGATGACAAAACTCTGAAAGAAATGTTGGCCGAGGCCCCCGGACCCCTCAACTTCACCATGTTCCTCTCCCTCTTCAGCGACAAACTCGGCG GTACCGACCCTGAGGACTCCTTAAGGAATGCTTTTGCCATGTTTGACAAAGACGGAAAGGGCAAAATTCCAGAAGAATA cATCAAGGACTTATTAGAAAACATGGGAGACAACTTCACAAAAGATGAG ATGAGACAGACATTCAAAGAAGCCCCCATTGAAGGAGGAAAGTTAGATTACGAAAAGTTTGTAGGAATCATTAAGGGTAGCAGCTCAGAGGAGGCATAA
- the LOC105321424 gene encoding large ribosomal subunit protein mL43, which produces MSSRSLPATRLINVGQNGVGRYVCQLARITLRFCKHQASSRGMRDFVENYLVDFARSNPNVVVYVKPHRHRGASIQADYLNGNSHKTRVSKMDMDEICKWIELARTRSGVDIVRRTKNFQTHSPSIQGVWHPFLFKDPSVNLKTFPDSEYGRFKVNEVTATERILQLAERMKQLELEKGEGEGKSEKDGESV; this is translated from the exons ATGTCAAGCAGATCATTACCAGCAACAAGATTAATCAACGTTGGACAAAATGGAGTTGGCAGATATGTGTGTCAACTTGCTAGAATAACTCTTAGATTCTGCAAGCACCAAGCTAGTAGCAGAGGCATGAG GGATTTCGTAGAAAATTATCTGGTGGACTTTGCCAGAAGTAACCCAAATGTAGTTGTGTATGTTAAACCTCATCGCCATAGAGGAGCCTCAATTCAAGCTGACTACT tAAATGGAAATTCTCACAAGACTCGTGTCTCTAAAATGGACATGGATGAAATCTGCAAATGGATAGAGCTAGCCAGAACTAGATCAGGAGTTGACATAGTGAGAAGAACTAAAAACTTTCAAACTCACAGCCCCAGTATACAAGGGGTGTGGCATCCATTCTTGTTCAAAGACCCTTCTGTCAACCTGAAGACTTTCCCTGATTCAGAATATGGAAGATTTAAAGTGAATGAAGTGACTGCCACAGAAAGAATACTACAGCTAGCAGAGAGAATGAAACAGTTAGAACtggaaaagggggagggggaggggaaAAGTGAAAAAGACGGTGAATCTGtgtga
- the LOC105321510 gene encoding coiled-coil domain-containing protein 125, producing MSTCNDEDEGNLESGDLGLGFGLKPGSLPILDALRSKKKALSKSHVDLSAVSAKPLIPPNQSHYSTIEKLRHKSKTSVNIYNRKTYLDKMNPADPRCEGDKKLPPKEQVQISKDDIIKKLLEAEQEVEELKTELEVYEKRLESKYKAIAILKNQISSCEEDINTSGKKSRQYEESLEREVNSLNFELGKRETTFENSQQMWAVRFDSICKENSSLTTELDQKSLELRELKAQKMVLCRERDELLALLDVKERGRYLRSRSISEDEAYSEYSSTELAVLGACKCRVTSPEPCGCAHAAAALRRELCKLKEQYEAQLRRRDEAAQTVDAYRAAFEEQLYRNKQMMLQLAEIAVAGPSKYEKAKVILKNLIHLLNDDDYLCEITNQRQNIFSINGNSKPGKPEVDSQSEPVMSDRDLVMALTEILHQRNEAFAHKKLAAQVLSDRVKELETELSHYQTSEEETFS from the exons ATGTCAACGTGCAACGATGAAGACGAAGGGAATTTAGAGTCTGGTGATCTTGGTCTCGGGTTTGGATTAAAGCCTGGATCTCTACCAATCTTGGATGCTTTGCGATCAAAGAAAAAAGCGCTGTCAAAGAGTCACGTTGATCTCTCGGCTGTTTCTGCAAAACCACTTATTCCACCAAACCAAAGCCATTATTCTACTATTGAGAAACTTCGTCATAAAAGCAAAACGTCTGTAAACATATATAATAGAAAAACTTATTTGGACAAAATGAATCCTGCAGATCCCAGATGCGAGGGGGATAAAAAATTGCCCCCAAAAG agCAAGTCCAAATAAGCAAGGATGACATAATAAAAAAGCTTCTTGAAGCAGAACAG GAAGTTGAAGAGCTTAAAACAGAATTAGAGGTTTATGAGAAGAGATTAGAGTCAAAGTACAAAGCTATTGCTATATTGAAAAACCAG ATATCATCTTGTGAAGAGGATATCAATACCAGTGGAAAGAAAAGCAGACAATATGAAGAGTCATTAGAAAGA GAGGTTAACTCTCTCAATTTTGAATTGGGAAAAAGGGAAACGACTTTTGAAAACAGCCAGCAGATGTGGGCTGTGAGATTTGACAG catTTGTAAGGAAAATTCATCCCTAACCACAGAACTTGATCAGAAATCCTTAGAGCTAAGAGAGTTGAAGGCTCAAAAGATGG TGTTGTGCAGAGAAAGAGATGAGTTACTGGCCTTGTTAGATGTTAAAGAGAGAGGGCGCTACCTAAGGTCTCGGAGCATCTCGGAGGATGAAGCTTACAGTGAATATAGCTCTACTGAG CTGGCAGTTCTTGGAGCCTGTAAATGCAGAGTTACTTCCCCTGAACCATGTGGCTGTGCCCACGCTGCGGCAGCACTTAGAAGGGAACTCTGTAAACTCAAAGAACAG tATGAAGCTCAGTTACGACGGCGCGATGAGGCTGCTCAGACGGTGGATGCATACAGAGCAGCGTTTGAGGAACAGCTGTACAGGAACAAACAGATGATGCTACAGCTAGCCGAGATAGCAGTCGCTGGACCATCCAAATATGAAAAGGCAAAGGTCATTCTCAAAAACCTTATCCATTTATTGAATGATG ATGACTACCTATGTGAAATAACGAATCAGCGACAAAACATCTTCAGCATCAATGGCAACTCTAAACCAGGAAAACCAGAGGTGGACAGCCAGTCAGAACCGGTTATGTCTGACAGAGACCTGGTTATGGCTCTCACAGAAATA TTACATCAGAGAAATGAAGCGTTTGCCCACAAGAAGCTTGCGGCGCAGGTGTTAAGTGATCGTGTAAAGGAACTAGAGACTGAGCTGAGTCACTATCAGACCAGTGAGGAGGAGACATTCTCCTAG
- the LOC105321583 gene encoding protein fem-1 homolog C yields MMALTSCTSMRTDDVDVSWYASIVHNCIQEDKLNKLKATLRKFNKDQRRRIVAHKIIGNAPLFTACLKGLVHIVNYLLEECYADIEQRGIYEVEQDHSRHVVTPLWCAAVANHIEVVKTLVQHGAEINSPSDTQSTPVRSACYMTNISIVKFLVDHGADLHKPNVNGGTCLINSVQDPFLCEYLIKKGANVNARDNSGNLALHYAIREDQLETVKLLLRYDSDYKAKNVFGDDALQTAALRGYTSIVRYILDNTEQTPTDAIHSLELLGANLVDEIHEISGAIEIWKKAMTLRYLDPQNIITKDIPQNTIYAYQHAKEPQNLEELDKLSEADDVYMQALLIRERVLGPNHKDTTFGLMYRGAVYADSHRYQRCVDLWMYAYMLRHSKGDPLKQECLFTVQALVKLFWEMQVELESNATDERVRLCDALDVFAKLTEQIIDGQLVIQKGDQFTVENNLVEDFQLLLQLSLHMIHLISQLPQSDEESFNFKRVVHQLVSANPRGQEGESLLHLSVDPKISLTSEEFFSPFPSLAVVQILIDCGADINAVDHKRNTALHNSIKFLTYSELQNEGILACLLGHGAHVDVYNGDGQSALTLIQTAGLPVFPLQYRSLQCLASEVIMKNNIRFQNEVPASLIPFIKMHGQAVGMDQ; encoded by the exons ATGATGGCATTGACAAGCTGTACATCCATGAGGACAGATGATGTGGATGTGTCGTGGTATGCGTCCATAGTTCATAACTGTATTCAGGAGGACAAGTTGAATAAACTGAAAGCAACTCTTCGGAAATTCAACAAAGACCAACGAAGGCGTATTGTTGCCCATAAGATCATCGGCAATGCCCCCCTGTTCACAGCTTGTCTGAAGGGACTGGTACACATTGTGAATTATCTGTTAGAGGAGTGCTATGCTGATATTGAACAGCGGGGGATTTATGAAGTAGAACAAGACCATTCTCGCCATGTCGTCACTCCGCTCTGGTGTGCGGCAGTAGCAAACCATATAGAGGTTGTGAAGACATTAGTGCAGCATGGTGCTGAAATCAACAGTCCTTCTGATACTCAGTCCACCCCTGTTAGGTCAGCCTGCTACATGACCAACATTTCCATCGTTAAATTTCTTGTGGATCACGGTGCGGACCTTCATAAACCAAACGTCAACGGTGGAACCTGCTTGATAAACTCGGTTCAAGACCCCTTTCTTTGTGAGTACTTGATTAAGAAAGGGGCCAATGTGAATGCTCGTGATAATTCTGGAAACCTGGCTCTTCATTATGCCATTAGGGAAGACCAACTTGAGACTGTTAAACTTCTCCTGAGATATGATTCGGACTATAAAGCTAAAAATGTGTTTGGAGATGATGCTCTGCAGACTGCTGCATTAAGGGGATACACCAGTATTGTGAGATACATACTGGATAATACGGAACAGACACCCACGGATGCTATACACTCTCTGGAACTTCTAGGAGCAAATCTGGTGGATGAAATTCATGAAATCTCAGGAGCCATCGAGATATGGAAAAAAGCCATGACTCTGAGATATCTAGATCCACAGAACATTATTACCAAGGATATTCCCCAAAATACCATCTATGCTTACCAACATGCTAAAGAACCTCAAAATCTGGAGGAACTGGACAAACTTTCAGAGGCAGACGACGTGTACATGCAGGCCTTGTTGATCAGAGAACGCGTTCTAGGTCCAAACCATAAGGATACAACATTTGGATTAATGTATCGCGGAGCTGTGTATGCAGACAGCCATCGGTACCAGCGGTGTGTAGATCTGTGGATGTATGCCTACATGTTGAGGCACAGTAAAGGTGATCCCTTGAAGCAGGAGTGCTTGTTTACTGTGCAAGCCTTGGTCAAACTTTTCTGGGAAATGCAAGTAGAATTGGAGTCCAATGCTACTGATGAAAGG gtaaGATTATGTGATGCCTTGGATGTTTTTGCCAAACTCACAGAGCAGATCATCGATGGACAGCTTGTCATCCAGAAAGGGGACCAGTTTACGGTGGAGAATAACCTGGTGGAGGATTTCCAGCTCCTGCTTCAGCTGTCTCTCCACATGATCCACCTCATCTCCCAGCTTCCACAGTCCGACGAGGAAAGCTTCAACTTCAAGAGAGTCGTCCACCAGCTTGTGTCCGCCAACCCAAGGGGCCAAGAAGGGGAGAGTCTGCTACATCTGTCAGTGGATCCGAAAATTTCTCTCACGAGTGAGGAGTTTTTTTCACCATTTCCTTCTTTGGCTGTGGTGCAAATTCTGATAGATTGTGGGGCAGATATAAATGCTGTGGACCACAAACGGAACACAGCTCTGCATAACAGCATCAAGTTCCTTACATACTCAGAACTTCAGAATGAGGGGATCCTCGCCTGTCTCCTTGGACATGGGGCTCATGTGGATGTGTACAATGGCGATGGACAGAGTGCGTTAACGCTGATTCAGACAGCGGGGCTTCCTGTGTTCCCATTACAGTACAGAAGTCTTCAATGCCTGGCCTCAGAAGTCATCATGAAGAATAACATCCGATTCCAGAATGAAGTTCCAGCCTCTTTGATTCCGTTTATAAAAATGCATGGTCAAGCTGTGGGTATGGACCAATAA